The genomic segment CGATGTTTGATTTTGAAAAATTGGATATTTACCAAACTGCCCAAAAGCAAACATTGGACTCGATGAATTATATGAGGGAACACCAGTTGGACGAGCATCTTGCAGCACAGTGGAAGCGTGCCGCTTTAATGTTACTAACCAACCTCACACAAGGCACGGGCCGTGTGAATCCCGCCGACAAGAGGCACTTTTATACACATGCCAGAGGCTTTGTGTTTGAGTGCACCACCATCATCAACCTACTGCGTGATATGGGCCAAATGGAAGAGGCTCGTCACCAAGAATTTTATGATAGGTATGAAACGCTTTCAAA from the Bacteroidota bacterium genome contains:
- a CDS encoding four helix bundle protein, with the protein product MDIYQTAQKQTLDSMNYMREHQLDEHLAAQWKRAALMLLTNLTQGTGRVNPADKRHFYTHARGFVFECTTIINLLRDMGQMEEARHQEFYDRYETLSKGLLAMYRSFNKTGQQPYASRQENPGIHQ